The Apium graveolens cultivar Ventura chromosome 6, ASM990537v1, whole genome shotgun sequence genome contains a region encoding:
- the LOC141667072 gene encoding uncharacterized protein LOC141667072: MKLYTPLISTVQSPPFNLHRRFSISLCSTHRLNLTESLQNQTLQTLEWPSICNQLAAFTSTPMGLIAARNANIPIGRSSDESRKLLDQTTAAMAILSPLHFSGIEDVMEIVNVSVSGDLLSIREICTVRRTLKAARELFQQLKEISSNSERYTPLLEILQKCNFLLELERKIGFCLDCKFSVILDRASEELEIIRSERKGNMENLESLLKQVSSRIFQAGGIDRPLVTTRRSRMCVGVRASHRYLLPGGVVLNVSSSGATYFMEPKEAVELNNMEVRLLNHEKAEERAIFSMLTSQIAESKTEIKYLLDRILEVDFAVARASHARWLGAVRPNLISKLSTCIASGGDDHLSVNIEGIQHPLLLEASLRASSDFVESNSSQFWNRTLKSEVFAGSLDFPVPIDIKIKCGTRVVVISGPNTGGKTASLKTLGLASIMLKAGMYLPAKNRPSLPWFDLILADIGDHQSLEQNLSTFSGHLSWLCKILEVASEESLILIDEIGSGTDPSEGVALSTSILQYLKYRVNLALVTTHYADLSLMKETDSRFENAAMEFSLETLQPTYRVIWGNTGESNALRIAESIGFDAEIISCAHAWVQRLMPDKMQKRKGLLYQSLMEERSRLETQAGRAASLHTDVMHLYNEIREEAEDLAQREVIMKATEAQQIRREIKSAVTQIEEIVNEFDNQLRNASTDQFNTLLKQSESAIASVVEVHRSNKGFPTTGTPASSSYIPQIGEKVHVKGLGYKFATVVEVEADEDGTVLVQCGKMKVRVDISSISPPTPTVKDTTNSAPHMRKASQRNKSLRNFLKDNSTEAVPYGSVIQTSKNTVDLRGMRVDEASRQLKLAIGATGSNSVLFIIHGMGTGVIKECTLEVLGKHPRVEKFEQESPMNYGCTVAHIK, translated from the exons ATGAAGCTCTACACCCCTCTCATCTCCACCGTCCAATCACCTCCTTTCAATCTCCACCGTCGATTCTCAATCTCTCTCTGCTCAACTCACCGACTTAATCTCACCGAGTCACTCCAAAACCAGACCTTACAAACCCTAGAATGGCCGTCAATTTGCAACCAGCTCGCCGCCTTTACATCCACTCCTATGGGACTAATCGCCGCCCGGAACGCCAACATTCCGATCGGACGGAGCTCCGACGAGAGCCGGAAGTTGCTTGATCAGACCACTGCTGCTATGGCGATTTTGTCGCCGTTGCATTTTTCGGGAATTGAGGATGTGATGGAGATTGTTAATGTTTCGGTGTCCGGTGACTTGCTTTCAATTCGAGAGATTTGTACGGTGAGAAGGACTTTGAAAGCGGCCAGAGAGTTGTTTCAACAGTTAAAGGAGATTTCGTCCAATAGTGAAAG GTACACTCCTCTGCTTGAAATACTTCAAAAGTGCAACTTCCTACTGGAATTGGAGCGAAAGATAGGTTTCTGCTTAGACTGTAAGTTTTCAGTGATTCTTGATAGAGCAAGTGAAGAACTAGAGATAATTAGATCAGAAAGAAAGGGTAATATGGAAAATTTAGAATCTCTGCTGAAGCAAGTATCATCTCGAATTTTTCAGGCCGGAGGTATAGATAGGCCACTGGTAACTACGCGCCGTTCAAGAATGTGTGTTGGTGTTAGGGCTTCCCATAGATATTTGCTTCCGGGTGGTGTAGTTCTGAATGTAAGCAGTTCTGGAGCTACATACTTTATGGAACCAAAAGAGGCAGTGGAGTTGAACAACATGGAAGTCAGGCTTTTAAATCATGAGAAGGCCGAGGAGAGAGCTATTTTTAGTATGCTGACATCACAAATTGCAGAATCGAAGACAGAGATCAAGTATTTGTTGGATAGAATTTTGGAAGTTGATTTTGCTGTTGCAAGAGCTTCTCATGCTCGGTGGTTAGGTGCAGTTCGTCCAAATTTAATATCAAAGCTTTCTACATGTATTGCATCTGGTGGAGATGACCATCTTTCAGTAAACATTGAAGGTATTCAACACCCTTTGCTTCTTGAGGCCTCTTTAAGAGCTTCTTCAGATTTTGTAGAATCCAATTCTTCGCAATTTTGGAATAGGACATTAAAATCTGAAGTTTTTGCTGGTAGTCTTGATTTTCCTGTGCCTATTGACATTAAGATTAAATGTGGTACAAGGGTGGTTGTAATTTCAGGACCAAACACTGGTGGCAAAACTGCGTCATTAAAAACTTTAGGACTGGCATCTATTATGCTGAAAGCTGGCATGTACTTACCTGCTAAAAACCGTCCATCACTCCCATGGTTTGATCTTATTCTTGCAGATATTGGAGATCACCAG TCCCTGGAACAAAATCTGTCAACATTTAGCGGTCACCTTTCATGGCTCTGTAAAATTTTGGAAGTTGCATCTGAAGAATCACTTATTCTAATTGATGAAATTGGAAGTGGCACTGATCCATCGGAAGGTGTTGCTCTCTCCACCAGCATATTGCAATATCTAAAGTACAGAGTTAATTTGGCCTTAGTGACTACCCATTATGCTGATCTATCGCTTATGAAGGAGACGGATTCACGGTTTGAGAATGCAGCAATGGAGTTTTCGTTGGAGACCCTGCAACCGACTTATCGTGTAATTTGGGGAAACACAGGTGAATCTAATGCTCTGCGCATTGCTGAATCAATTGGCTTTGATGCAGAGATAATCAGCTGTGCACATGCATGGGTGCAGAGGTTAATGCCAGATAAGATGCAGAAGCGAAAAGGTTTGCTTTATCAGTCACTTATGGAAGAGAGAAGCAGGTTAGAAACTCAGGCAGGAAGGGCTGCATCTCTTCATACAGACGTCATGCATCTATACAACGAG ATTCGCGAGGAGGCAGAAGATCTTGCTCAACGTGAGGTGATTATGAAGGCTACTGAGGCCCAGCAGATCCGGAGAGAGATTAAATCTGCAGTTACCCAAATAGAAGAAATAGTTAATGAATTTGATAACCAGCTCAGGAATGCAAGTACTGATCAATTTAACACACTGCTCAAACAATCTGAATCTGCGATTGCATCCGTTGTTGAAGTTCACCGCAGCAATAAAGGCTTCCCTACCACAGGAACTCCTGCCAGTTCATCATACATTCCACAGATAGGAGAGAAAGTTCATGTTAAGGGATTGGGATATAAGTTCGCCACTGTAGTTGAAGTTGAAGCAGATGAAGATGGCACTGTCCTTGTTCAATGTGGCAAAATGAAGGTCCGTGTGGATATTAGCAGTATAAGCCCACCTACTCCTACTGTTAAAGATACTACAAATTCTGCACCACACATGAGAAAGGCG AGTCAACGGAACAAAAGTTTAAGAAATTTCCTCAAGGACAATAGTACAGAGGCAGTTCCTTATGGGTCAGTAATACAGACATCAAAAAACACCGTAGATCTACGGGGTATGCGGGTGGATGAAGCATCTCGCCAGCTTAAGTTAGCAATTGGTGCAACAGGGTCTAATTCAGTTCTCTTTATCATACATGGTATGGGCACTGGGGTTATTAAGGAGTGCACACTTGAAGTATTGGGAAAACATCCTCGCGTTGAGAAGTTTGAACAGGAGAGTCCGATGAATTATGGTTGTACTGTTGCTCACATAAAATGA
- the LOC141667074 gene encoding thiamine biosynthetic bifunctional enzyme TH1, chloroplastic-like, whose protein sequence is MQVFMLKFQPSGVLNLKAIHEANAVTSGCSKQRVPHVLTVAGSDSGAGAGIQADLKACAARGVYCTTVITAVTAQNTVGVQGVNFVPERFVSQQLQSVLSDMHVDVVKTGMLPTVGIVKVLNDRLKQYPVQALVVDPVMVSTSGDVLAGPSILDTFRDQLLPMADIVTPNLKEASALLGGIKLQTVSDMRSAAKSIHSMGPRNVLVKGGDLPASSDAVDIFFDGLEFYEFRSLRIQTRNSHGTGCTLASCIAAELAKGSQMLPAVRVAKHYVETALDYSKDILIGNGLQGPFDHLCKLKWNVQISSRLPRFDPDDLLLYAVTDSRMNSKWGRLITDAVKAAIEGGATIVQLREKDTETSNFLEAAKECLEVCRSHGVPLLINDRIDIALACDADGVHVGQSDMPVHVVRSLLGPGKIIGVSCKTPEQAHQAWVNGADYIGSGGVYSTNTKANNITIGLDGLNTVCLASKLPVVAIGGIGPSNARAVMELGLENLKGVAVVSALFDRECISSEARKLHALVMETMKTTSVVYD, encoded by the exons ATGCAAGTATTTATGCTAAAATTTCAGCCATCTGGGGTCTTAAATCTCAAGGCAATTCACGAGGCTAACGCTGTAACGAGTGGATGCTCTAAGCAAAGAGTACCTCATGTTTTGACTGTTGCTGGCTCTGATTCAGGAGCTGGTGCCGGAATCCAAGCTGATCTAAAAGCTTGTGCTGCTCGTGGAGTGTATTGTACTACTGTAATAACTGCTGTCACCGCACAGAACACTGTTGGGGTTCAG GGTGTGAACTTCGTGCCGGAGAGATTTGTTTCACAACAGTTGCAATCTGTTCTGTCGGACATGCACGTCGATGTT GTAAAAACAGGCATGCTTCCCACAGTAGGTATAGTGAAAGTGCTCAATGACCGCTTGAAACAATATCCAGTTCAAG CTCTAGTGGTTGACCCGGTCATGGTATCAACTAGTGGTGATGTGCTGGCTGGTCCTTCTATTCTTGATACATTTAG GGACCAGCTTCTTCCCATGGCTGATATAGTAACTCCTAATCTGAAAGAGGCTTCCGCATTACTTGGTGGCATTAAACTGCAAACTGTGTCTGACATGCGTTCTGCTGCAAAGTCAATACATAGTATGGGTCCAAG AAATGTGCTTGTTAAAGGGGGTGACCTCCCAGCTTCATCAGATGCTGTTGATATTTTCTTTGATG GTTTGGAGTTCTATGAATTCCGGTCCTTACGGATACAAACTCGAAATAGTCATGGAACTGGTTGTACTTTGGCTTCATGTATAGCAGCTGAACTAGCAAAAGGTTCCCAGATGTTGCCAGCTGTTAGG GTTGCAAAACATTATGTTGAGACTGCACTGGATTATAGCAAAGATATCCTCATTGGAAATGGGCTTCAGGGTCCTTTTGACCACCTGTGTAAGCTAAAATGGAATGTTCAAATTTCAAGTAGACTACCAAGATTTGATCCAGATGATCTCCTTTTGTATGCCGTGACCGACTCAAGGATGAACAGTAAATGGGGCCGTTTGATCACGGATGCTGTTAAAGCTGCCATCGAGGGTGGTGCCACCATAGTACAGCTGAG GGAAAAGGATACTGAGACGAGCAACTTTCTGGAAGCAGCTAAAGAATGCCTGGAAGTTTGCCGTTCACATGGTGTACCTCTGTTGATCAATGACCGCATAGATATAGCCCTGGCTTGTGATGCAGATGGTGTGCATGTAGGTCAGTCTGACATGCCTGTACATGTTGTCCGCTCTCTCCTTGGGCCTGGAAAGATCATTGGCGTGTCTTGCAAAACACCAGAACAAGCTCATCAGGCCTGGGTTAATGGTGCTGATTACATAGGTAGCGGCGGCGTGTACTCAACCAATACAAAAGCAAACAATATAACTATAGGTTTAGATGGCCTTAATACTGTATGTTTGGCATCTAAGTTACCAGTGGTTGCCATTGGGGGAATTGGTCCCTCAAATGCTCGTGCAGTGATGGAACTAGGATTGGAAAATTTAAAAGGTGTTGCAGTTGTATCAGCACTGTTTGATAGGGAATGCATTTCCTCTGAGGCACGAAAGCTACATGCGCTGGTAATGGAGACCATGAAAACTACCTCGGTAGTTTATGATTAG